From the Candidatus Bipolaricaulota bacterium genome, the window CGTTTCGGTTTCAAGGATATCACACTGCCTACCCAGTGTGAAGACGAGGCGCATTGGTAACTGATCACCGGAACTTGACCGACATTCGCCGGATGCTGCCTTCCGGACCTAAGCCGAACAGAATCCGATCCCAAGTGTCGGGAGTCGCTGGACACTCCTGAGCGGTCTACTATTCAAGTCAGTTGCGACTCAAGCCTTGAAATTCACGTTAATTTTATTTAGTCAGCGAGCTTAACTTAGGTCAACTTCTCCCGCAGGCGGGCGAGCATGTCGGCGACCATCGATGGGAGGTCGAACTCCGGCTTCCAGTCCCACTCCTCGCGCGCGGCGGCATCGTCGATCCGCTTCGGCCAGGAATCGGCGATCTCTTGGCGGAAGTCGGGGTGAAACTCGTAGGTGAACTCCGGGATGTGTTTCTTGATCTCCAGGGCCAGCTCCTCGGCGGAGAAGCTCATCCCGGCGAGGTTGAAGTCACAGTGGTGCTTGAGCCTGTCGAAATCGGCCTCCATCAGCTCGATCGTGGCGCGGATGCAGTCGGGCATGTACATCATCGGGAGGACGGTGTCCGCACGGACGAAGAAGTCGTAATGCCCTTCCTGCAGCGCCTTGTAGAACACCTCAACCGCGTAGTCGGTCGTCCCCCCGCCGGGGAGGGTCTCGCTCGAGATGATCCCGGGATACCTCACCCCGCGCACGTCGAGCCCGAACCGGCGCACGTAGTAGTTCCCCAGAAGCTCCCCAGCAACCTTGGTCACCCCGTACATCGTGGTCGGGCGGAGGATCGTCTCCTGGGGAGCGGGATCGCGCGGGGTCT encodes:
- a CDS encoding NAD-dependent epimerase/dehydratase family protein — its product is MKRILVTGAVGQIGSELTLALRDRYGAENVVAGFHHTGPTPQLRDSGPLARLDVTDRARLEEVVDKYRIDTIFHMAAILSAVGEEKPNLAWHVNIDGLYNVLEVARTRGMTRVFVPSSIAVFGPETPRDPAPQETILRPTTMYGVTKVAGELLGNYYVRRFGLDVRGVRYPGIISSETLPGGGTTDYAVEVFYKALQEGHYDFFVRADTVLPMMYMPDCIRATIELMEADFDRLKHHCDFNLAGMSFSAEELALEIKKHIPEFTYEFHPDFRQEIADSWPKRIDDAAAREEWDWKPEFDLPSMVADMLARLREKLT